The Candidatus Rokuibacteriota bacterium genome segment GGGAGGAGGGCCTCCCGGGGGAGGGCCCGCGCCATCCCGTCTGGGTGGACGACTTCGCCGTCGCGAAGGCGCCGGTCACCAACGCGGAGTACGGGCGCTTCCTCGAGATCAACCCGATCGCGCCGCCGGCGTACTGGGGCGACCCGCGCTTCAGCGATCCGCGCCAGCCCGTGGTGGGGGTGAGCTGGCGGGAGGCGGTGGCCTTCTGCGAGTGGCTCACGCTGGAGACCGGTCAGACGCACCGGCTGCCGACCGAGGCCGAGTGGGAAAAGGCCGCGCGCGGCCGCCTGGACGGAGCGCGCTACCCGTGGGGCAAGGCCAAGGCCGAGGAGGTCTTCGCCGGGGTCACGCTCCCGCTGCGAGCGCCGCCTCCCGCCGGCTCAGGTCCCGCCAACGGCTACGATCTCACGGACCTCTCGGGTTCCTGCCACGAGTGGTGCATGGACTGGTACGAAGAAGGCTACTACCTCGCGTCTCCGACGTTGAACCCCCGGGGCCCGCTGGCTGGAACCCGGCGGGTGTCGCGCGGCGGCGCCTGGCGGCACCAGTTCCCCTGGAGCCCCGTGGCCCACCGCTCGAGCCTCCCCGCGCACCTCCGGTACTCGGACTACAGCTTCCGCGTCGTCCGACTCCCGTAGGACAATCGGCGGGGGCCTCGACGGCCCCCTCCGAGACCTCCCCCACGACTCGGTTGCGCGGGCGAAGCCCGCGCTCGAAACGGTACTACTCCAACACGCTCGTGGCGCGCGCTCACAGGCGGCGGTCACGGACGAGTCGGAGCCTCCCGCCACCGCGCGTTGATGCGGAGCTCCTGCTCGATCGTCACCCGCCCGTTCTTCACGACCAGGGCGCGGGGCGGGAGCGCGGCCACGATATCTTCGGGGCGCTCGCACTCCCACACGACGAGATCGGCCCGGCACCCGATACTGAGGCCGTAGTCACGCAACCGGAGAATCCGAGCCGGATAGGTCGTGAGGGCGGCGACCAGCTCGCGCATCTCCGCGGGCGCCCCCATGTGCGCTGCCACGACGGCGATGAACGCCATGTGCGCGAGATCCGCGGTGCCGACAGGCGTAAACGGGTTGCGGACATTGTTCGACGCGAGCGCGACCGGCACGCCTGCGGCCAAGAGACGGCGAATGGGTGTGAGGCCTCGCCTGACGTTCAGCTCGTCGCGACGGCCCGTCAGGTAGAGGTCCGTGGCTGGGAGGCAGATGACGCCGATGCCGGCCGCCGCGATGTCGGCGATGATCGCGTCGTGCTCGGACACCGGGAGCGCGGCGAGCTCGGTGAGGTGGCCGACCGCGACCCGCCCCTGCCAGCCCGCGCTGACGGTCTGTCGCGCGATCTCCCGGACGTGCAGGTGCTCAGGTTCGTCGAAGAAGTCTACGTGGAAGTCGGCGTCCACGTCGAACTCCCGGGCGAGGTTGAATACGCTGGCGATGTGCTCAGCCGGGTCCGTATCGTTATACGGGACGCCGCCGACCAGATCGGCGCCCATCGCGAGGGCCTGACGCAGGAGGGCCTCGGTCCCCGGCGCCTGGAGGATCCCTTCCTGGGCGAAGGCGCAGACCTGAAGGTCGAGCGCTGGCGCGTACTCTCGCTTGAGCGGCAGCACCGCCTCCATCCCCTGGAGGCCGACGATCGGATCCACGTCGACGTGGGTCCGCATGGCGGTCGTACCTCCCCCGATGGCCAGCTCGAGCACCTGCCGGGCCCGGGAGCGGATGTCCTCCACCGTGAAGCGCCGCTTCGCCTCTCCGGTCAGGCGGATCGCCTCTTCCACCGTCCCGGCAGCGCCGCTCACGCGATCGGACAGGAGGGCCTTGTCCACATGGATGTGGGCCTCCACGAGCCCCGGCGTCACGACGCGGCCGCGCACCTCGACCGTCTCGCGAGCCGCCTCGCGCACCGCCCCGATCGCGGTGATCCGCCCGTCGGCGATCGCCAGATCGGCAAGGCCGTCGCGATCTGGGAGACGGCAGGCCCGGAGCAGGAGGTCGATCATGGGGGCCGCTCGCGCGTCAGCGTCGTCGGGCGAGCCGCTTCTCCACGGTCAGGAGGCTTCCCTCCTGATCCGGCCGCCCGCCGTCGCGCGGGTAGGCGCGGACGGCCTGGAGGAGCTTCTGGCCGGTGGCCGGGTCGAGCCGGCGGGCGAGCTTCACGCCCTCGATGCGCATGATCACGATCTCGGCCAGG includes the following:
- a CDS encoding SUMF1/EgtB/PvdO family nonheme iron enzyme, which translates into the protein MEFVEIPAGKFWMGWEEGLPGEGPRHPVWVDDFAVAKAPVTNAEYGRFLEINPIAPPAYWGDPRFSDPRQPVVGVSWREAVAFCEWLTLETGQTHRLPTEAEWEKAARGRLDGARYPWGKAKAEEVFAGVTLPLRAPPPAGSGPANGYDLTDLSGSCHEWCMDWYEEGYYLASPTLNPRGPLAGTRRVSRGGAWRHQFPWSPVAHRSSLPAHLRYSDYSFRVVRLP
- a CDS encoding amidohydrolase family protein → MIDLLLRACRLPDRDGLADLAIADGRITAIGAVREAARETVEVRGRVVTPGLVEAHIHVDKALLSDRVSGAAGTVEEAIRLTGEAKRRFTVEDIRSRARQVLELAIGGGTTAMRTHVDVDPIVGLQGMEAVLPLKREYAPALDLQVCAFAQEGILQAPGTEALLRQALAMGADLVGGVPYNDTDPAEHIASVFNLAREFDVDADFHVDFFDEPEHLHVREIARQTVSAGWQGRVAVGHLTELAALPVSEHDAIIADIAAAGIGVICLPATDLYLTGRRDELNVRRGLTPIRRLLAAGVPVALASNNVRNPFTPVGTADLAHMAFIAVVAAHMGAPAEMRELVAALTTYPARILRLRDYGLSIGCRADLVVWECERPEDIVAALPPRALVVKNGRVTIEQELRINARWREAPTRP